Proteins from a genomic interval of Chroococcidiopsis thermalis PCC 7203:
- the treS gene encoding maltose alpha-D-glucosyltransferase, which translates to MQYVLKDDPLWFKDAIIYEVPVRAFADSNSDGIGDFRGLTEKLDYLQDLGVTAVWILPFFPSPLRDDGYDIADYKNVNSIYGNLDDFREFLKAAHQRGIRVIIELIVNHTSDQHPWFQRARRAPKDSPERDFYVWSDTPEKYQEARIIFQDFETSNWAWDPVAKAYYWHRFYSHQPDINYDNPAVREAVFDVLDFWLGMGVDGLRMDAVPYLYERQGTNCENLDETHVFLKQLRQRVDAKFPNRMLLAEANQWPEDAAEYYGNGDECHMNFHFPLMPRLFMSLRMEDSFPIFDILQQTPTIPDNCQWALFLRNHDELTLEMVTDEDRDYMYRVYARDPAMRLNLGIRRRLAPLLGNDRRQIELLNSLLLSLPGTPVLYYGDEIGMGDNVYIGDRNGVRTPMQWSSDRNAGFSRANPQKLYSPVIIDSEYHYAAINVEAQRANTNSLWYWMKRLIATRKRFQAFGRGSFELLHPDNRKVLTFTRTYQGEHILVVANLSRFVQTVELDLSAFKGTTPVEIFGRTEFPAIGDTPYFFSISPYAFYWLSLVAKPSEIQPARPQAELPTLVVNSKWQNIFAQRDLRVRLEAILPEYLSTCSWFNPKTRIIQGVQIAEVVAIPYKNTEARAVWLQVDYVQGDPETYLMLLAYAEGEQATQTLTDNRNAVVANLLVQGKDKFGVLFEATADKSFLASLIEAIACQRQYKGMAGELMASATDLYPQASHNGKKPLEPTVLKQEQGKTFIVYEGLGANGANPNNHLVLKLFRQQEEGINPDLEIRRFLGEKKRLQHFAPLVGAIEYHRPSTTPVTVGILQEYIRDTRSGWEYTLDSLRDYFELVTTQHAEMTEIPIPGGNLIDMGSRESGVGSRESVGAIGSAPVLGTQEEEFEPFSLANRTIGSYLDSAQILGQSTAELHIALAADGDNSGFTPEPFSTFYQRSIYQQARNLAGQVLIVLRQRLKTLTPHAQELAQDVLNRQEQIMERFGLILNQKITAMRTRCHGDYHLGQVLYTGKDFIISDFEGESGRSLSDRRIKRSPLRDVANMLQSFHYAANVGLRNEIESGMLRTENLPVMQQWAQFWSTCVGAAFLNSYLAIASQDSFLPKTKTELQVLLDAYLLEKAIHGLGYDLNSRLDWVEITLGRILQLLDT; encoded by the coding sequence ATGCAGTACGTATTAAAAGATGACCCCCTCTGGTTCAAAGATGCCATTATCTACGAAGTGCCTGTACGCGCCTTTGCCGATAGTAATAGTGATGGGATCGGTGACTTCCGGGGGCTGACGGAAAAACTCGATTACCTTCAAGACTTAGGCGTTACCGCAGTTTGGATACTACCATTCTTTCCCTCACCACTCAGAGATGATGGCTACGATATTGCCGATTATAAGAATGTTAATTCAATTTACGGTAATTTAGACGATTTTCGCGAATTTTTGAAAGCCGCCCACCAACGGGGCATTCGCGTCATTATAGAATTGATCGTCAACCATACTTCCGACCAACACCCTTGGTTTCAAAGAGCGAGACGTGCGCCTAAAGACAGTCCAGAACGAGATTTTTATGTTTGGAGTGACACGCCGGAGAAATACCAAGAAGCGCGGATTATCTTCCAAGATTTTGAAACTTCTAATTGGGCTTGGGACCCAGTAGCTAAAGCTTACTACTGGCACCGCTTCTACTCTCACCAGCCCGATATTAACTACGATAATCCAGCCGTGCGGGAAGCCGTGTTTGACGTGCTAGATTTTTGGTTGGGTATGGGTGTTGATGGGCTGCGGATGGATGCCGTACCTTATCTCTACGAACGGCAGGGAACGAACTGCGAAAATTTGGATGAAACTCATGTTTTCCTCAAACAACTCCGCCAGCGGGTAGATGCCAAATTTCCCAACCGAATGCTGCTAGCTGAGGCAAATCAGTGGCCCGAAGATGCAGCAGAATATTACGGAAATGGAGATGAGTGTCACATGAACTTCCATTTTCCGCTAATGCCGCGCTTGTTCATGTCGCTGCGGATGGAAGATAGCTTCCCCATTTTTGATATTTTGCAACAAACGCCAACAATTCCCGATAACTGTCAGTGGGCGCTGTTTTTGCGCAATCACGACGAACTCACGCTAGAAATGGTGACGGATGAAGACCGCGATTATATGTATCGAGTCTACGCCCGCGATCCAGCAATGCGGTTGAATTTGGGAATTCGTCGCCGTCTCGCGCCTCTACTCGGAAACGATCGCCGCCAAATTGAATTACTCAACAGCCTGTTACTCTCTCTTCCTGGCACTCCTGTACTCTACTACGGCGATGAAATTGGCATGGGAGATAACGTATATATAGGCGATCGCAATGGCGTGCGGACACCAATGCAGTGGAGTTCCGATCGCAATGCTGGTTTCAGCCGCGCTAATCCGCAAAAGTTATACTCGCCCGTCATTATTGATTCAGAATATCACTACGCCGCCATCAACGTTGAAGCACAACGAGCTAATACCAATTCTCTCTGGTATTGGATGAAACGCTTAATTGCCACCCGCAAGCGTTTCCAAGCCTTCGGACGCGGTAGTTTTGAATTATTGCATCCAGATAACCGCAAAGTGCTTACCTTTACGCGCACTTATCAAGGCGAACATATTCTAGTGGTGGCAAATCTGTCTCGCTTCGTGCAAACAGTGGAACTGGATTTATCAGCTTTTAAAGGCACGACTCCAGTAGAAATTTTTGGTCGCACGGAGTTTCCAGCGATTGGCGATACTCCCTACTTCTTTAGCATCAGCCCTTATGCCTTTTATTGGTTGAGTCTAGTTGCCAAGCCGAGCGAAATCCAGCCTGCTAGACCCCAAGCAGAGTTACCAACATTAGTTGTCAATAGCAAATGGCAAAATATCTTTGCCCAACGGGATTTAAGAGTCAGACTAGAAGCTATACTGCCAGAATATCTGTCTACGTGTTCCTGGTTCAATCCTAAAACTCGGATAATTCAAGGGGTACAAATCGCCGAAGTTGTTGCCATCCCCTACAAAAATACCGAAGCCAGAGCCGTTTGGTTGCAGGTAGATTACGTGCAGGGCGATCCAGAAACTTACTTGATGCTGCTGGCTTATGCCGAGGGAGAACAAGCAACACAGACTTTAACAGATAATCGTAACGCGGTTGTCGCTAATTTGTTGGTGCAAGGTAAAGATAAATTCGGCGTATTATTTGAAGCCACCGCAGATAAAAGTTTTCTTGCCTCGTTGATTGAGGCGATCGCCTGTCAGCGACAGTATAAAGGTATGGCAGGGGAACTCATGGCAAGTGCTACCGATCTCTATCCTCAAGCGAGTCACAACGGTAAAAAACCTCTAGAACCGACAGTATTAAAGCAAGAACAGGGCAAGACTTTTATTGTCTACGAGGGATTGGGTGCTAACGGTGCTAACCCCAACAACCATCTCGTACTCAAACTCTTCCGCCAGCAAGAAGAAGGAATTAACCCAGATCTCGAAATTCGCCGCTTTTTGGGCGAGAAAAAACGCTTGCAACACTTTGCCCCATTAGTAGGAGCGATCGAATATCACCGTCCGTCAACAACACCAGTTACGGTAGGGATATTACAGGAATACATCCGCGATACCCGTAGTGGTTGGGAATATACCCTCGATAGCCTGCGAGATTACTTTGAGTTAGTCACAACACAACATGCAGAAATGACTGAGATCCCCATACCTGGGGGAAATCTGATCGATATGGGGAGTCGGGAGTCGGGAGTCGGGAGTCGGGAGTCGGTAGGGGCGATTGGCAGTGCGCCTGTACTGGGGACTCAGGAAGAAGAGTTCGAGCCATTTTCTTTGGCTAATCGAACCATCGGTTCTTATTTAGACAGCGCTCAAATTTTGGGACAATCGACAGCAGAACTGCATATCGCCCTTGCTGCTGATGGCGACAATTCTGGATTTACTCCAGAACCATTCTCGACATTTTACCAACGTTCCATTTACCAACAAGCCCGCAATCTCGCGGGACAAGTCCTCATCGTTCTCAGACAACGTTTAAAAACGCTGACACCACACGCCCAAGAATTAGCTCAAGATGTCCTGAATCGCCAAGAGCAAATCATGGAGCGCTTTGGGCTGATCCTCAACCAAAAAATTACTGCTATGCGGACTCGCTGTCATGGCGATTATCATTTGGGACAAGTACTCTATACGGGTAAAGACTTCATCATCTCCGATTTTGAAGGAGAATCGGGACGCAGTTTAAGCGATCGCCGCATTAAACGCTCTCCTTTGCGCGATGTTGCCAATATGTTGCAGTCTTTTCATTACGCTGCTAACGTTGGACTGCGCAACGAAATTGAAAGCGGGATGCTTCGTACAGAGAATTTACCCGTCATGCAGCAATGGGCGCAGTTTTGGTCTACCTGCGTCGGTGCGGCTTTCCTCAATTCATATCTGGCGATCGCTTCTCAAGACTCTTTCTTACCCAAAACCAAGACTGAGTTACAAGTTCTGCTAGATGCTTACCTCTTAGAAAAAGCAATCCACGGCTTGGGCTACGATCTCAATTCCCGCCTCGACTGGGTAGAGATCACCTTGGGGCGGATTTTGCAACTGTTGGATACTTAA